CTGTGTCCATGTCACATCCTCATTAAGGCGAAGGTGATTCTGAACCGAGAATCCCAATCCACACGCTGACTgcagtggtgtctgtgtgtgcatttagggttagtatagtgtactatttattgttatctgtaatttaggaagttttagtgttggggttagtatagtcgattatttattgctatctgtatatttaggaagtttcacttatttaagctcagcattgatgtaaattgcgttccgtgtacttatgttatgttatgccaggtgcttgcgttgtcttgtcttaagaatttcagtgcccagtgtaaccttgtgttgttctgtgtacctgacaaataaaagacttgaacttgaacttatgTGACGTTGACATGGAATGGCAGGTTTGGCTTGTGGTCTGTGGAGGCCTCGTACGGCCCACCTCTGGTCACCTCGGTCAGAGCTCAGTTCCACATCAAGGAATACGGTGAGTAGCCCGGCGTCATGCCAACGGCCTGGGGGGCTCGGTCTGTTTTCTAACGTGGGCGGGGCCAGGCTAATTGAATAACTGAGGATGCAGCTGTTAAATATCATGTTGTTAGTAAAAGGTGTTAGGGACAGTGGTTGTATAATTTTCATGATTGAATTAGTGATACACACAGTGTATAACATATAATGAAACCTACGCCCCTGCTACAATTAACATGGGGGTCATAGTTTCTATCCTCAGGCTTCAGAACAGAGCAGAGCCAGGGGTCCTGCTCAGTCTGATTGTCCTTTCCCCTGGTCTCAGACCAGGGTCCTGCTCAGTCTGATTGTCCTTTCCCCTGGTCTCAGACCAGGGTCCTGCTCAGTCTGATTGTCCTTTCCCCTGGTCTCAGACCAGGGTCCTGCTCAGTCTGATTGTCCTCTCCCCTGGTCTCAGTTCTACCCAGCATCGCCATCCAGATCCTGCCACACTCAAACTACCTGAGCTACGGGAACGCTGAACAATTCAAAATCAAGGTCATAGGCAGGTGGGTTAGAGGacagaagaatgtgtgtgtttaccatgtgtgtgtgtgtgtgtttagcatgtgtgtgtgtgtgtgtttagcatgtgtgtgtgtgtgtatgtgtgtgtttagcatgtatgtgtgtatgtgtttaccatgtgtgtgtttaccgtgtgtgtgtttacaatgtatatatgtgtgtgtgtgtgtttaccgtgtgtgtgtgtaccgtgtgtgtgtgtgtgtgacctgtgctGCGTTACAGGTACGTCCACGGAGCTCCTGTTTCCGAGGCGATAGTGTACATAAGGTTTGGTTTCGTGGACGGCAAAAACTCTCCAGTAGTCCTGTCCGGGTCTATCAAAAGAACCGAGGTGAGacacgctcagtcacgtctctcctcaccctcagtcacgtctctcctcaccctcagtcacgtctctcctcaggctcagtcacgtctttcctcaccctcagtcacgtctctcctcaccctcagtcacgtctctcctcaggctcagtcacgtctctccccacgctcagtcacgtctctcctcaggctcagtcacgtctctcctcacgctcagtcacgtctctccccacgctcagtcacgtctctcctcaggctcagtcacgtctctccccacgctcagtcacgtctctcctcacgctcagtcacgtctctcctcaggctcagtcacgtctctcctcaggctcagtcacgtctctccccacgctcagtcacgtctctcctcaggctcagtcacgtctctcctcaccctcagtcacgtctctcctcaggctcagtcacgtctctccccacgctcagtcacgtctctcctcacgctcagtcacgtctctcctcaggctcagtcacgtctctcctcaccctcagtcacgtctctcctcaggctcagtcacgtctctcctcaggctcagtcacgtctctccccacgctcagtcacgtctctcctcaccctcagtcacgtctctcctcaccctcagtcacgtctctccccaggctcagtcacgtctctccccacgctcagtcacgtctctcctcaggctcagtcacgtctctcctcaccctcagtcacgtctctcctcaccctcagtcacgtctctcctcaggctcagtcacgtctctcctcacgctcagtcacgtctctccccacgctcagtcacgtctctcctcaccctcagtcacgtctctcctcaggctcagtcacgtctctcctcaggctcagtcacgtctctcctcaccctcagtcaagtctctcctcacgctcagtcacgtctctcctcaccctcagtcacgtctcctcaccctcagtcacgtctctccccacgctcagtcacgtctctcctcaggctcagtcacgtctctcctcaccctcagtcacgtctctcctcaacctcagtcacgtctctcctcaggctcagtcacgtctctccccacgctcagtcacgtctctcctcaggctcagtcacgtctctcctcacgctcagtcacgtctctccccacgctcagtcacgtctctcctcaggctcagtcacgtctctccccacgctcagtcacgtctctcctcacgctcagtcacgtctctcctcaggctcagtcacgtctctcctcaggctcagtcacgtctctccccacgctcagtcacgtctctcctcaggctcagtcacgtctctcctcaccctcagtcacgtctctcctcaggctcagtcacgtctctccccacgctcagtcacgtctctcctcacgctcagtcacgtctctcctcaggctcagtcacgtctctcctcaccctcagtcacgtctctcctcaggctcagtcacgtctctcctcaggctcagtcacgtctctccccacgctcagtcacgtctctccccacgctcagtcacgtctctcctcaggctcagtcacgtctctcctcaccctcagtcacgtctctcctcaccctcagtcacgtctctcctcaggctcagtcacgtctctcctcacgctcagtcacgtctctccccacgctcagtcacgtctctcctcaccctcagtcacgtctctcctcaggctcagtcacgtctctcctcaggctcagtcacgtctctcctcaccctcagtcacgtctctcctcaccctcagtcacgtctcctcgccctcagtcacgtctctccccacgctcagtcacgtctctcctcaccctcagtcacgtctctcctcaggctcagtcacgtctctccccatgctcagtcacgtctctcctcaccctcagtcacgtctctcctcaggctcagtcacgtctctcctcaggctcagtcacgtctctccccacgctcagtcacgtctctcctcacgctcagtcacgtctctcctcaggctcagtcacgtctctccccacgctcagtcacgtctctcctcacgctcagtcacgtctctccttaggctcagtcacgtctctcctcaccctcagtcacgtctctcctcaggctcagtcacgtctctcctcaggctcagtcacgtctctccccacgctcagtcacgtctctcctcaccctcagtcacgtctctcctcaccctcagtcacgtctctccccaggctcagtcacgtctctccccacgctcagtcacgtctctcctcaggctcagtcacgtctctcctcaggctcagtcacgtctctcctcaggctcagtcacgtctctcctcaccctcagtcaagtctctcctcacgctcagtcacgtctctcctcaccctcagtcacgtctctcctcaccctcagtcacgtctctccccacgctcagtcacgtctctcctcaccctcagtcacgtctctcctcaggctcagtcacgtctctccccacgctcagtcacgtctctccccacgctcagtcacgtctctcctcaccctcagtcacgtctctcctcaggctcagtcacgtctctcctcacgctcagtcacgtctctcctcacccttagtcacgtctctcctcaggctcagtcacgtctctcctcaccctcagtcaagtctctcctcacgctcagtcacgtctctcctcaccctcagtcacgtctctcctcaccctcagtcacgtctctccccacgctcagtcacgtctctcctcaccctcagtcacgtctctcctcaggctcagtcacgtctctccccacgctcagtcacgtctctccccacgctcagtcacgtctctcctcaccctcagtcacgtctctcctcaggctcagtcacgtctctcctcacgctcagtcacgtctctcctcacccttagtcacgtctctcctcaggctcagtcacgtctctcctcaccctcagtcacgtctctcctcaccctcagtcacgtctctcctcaccctcagtcacgtctctcctcacccttagtcacgtctctcctcaggctcagtcacgtctcaccctcagtcacgtctctcctcaccctcagtcacgtctctcctcaggctcagtcacgtctctcctcaccctcagtcacgtctctcctcaggctcagtcacgtctctcctcacgctcagtcacgtctctccccacgctcagtcacgtctctcctcaccctcagtcacgtctctcctcaggctcagtcacgtctctcctcaggctcagtcacgtctctcctcaccctcagtcaagtctctcctcacgctcagtcacgtctctcctcaccttcagtcacgtctcctcaccctcagtcacgtctctcctcaccctcagtcacgtctctcctcaggctcagtcacgtctctccccatgctcagtcacgtctctcctcaccctcagtcacgtctctcctcaggctcagtcacgtctctcctcaggctcagtcacgtctctccccacgctcagtcacgtctctcctcacgctcagtcacgtctctcctcaggctcagtcacgtctctccccacgctcagtcacgtctctcctcacgctcagtcacgtctctcctcaggctcagtcacgtctctcctcaccctcagtcacgtctctcctcaggctcagtcacgtctctcctcaggctcagtcacgtctctcctcaggctcagtcacgtctctccccacgctcagtcacgtctctcctcaccctcagtcacgtctctcctcaggctcagtcacgtctctccccaggctcagtcacgtctctccccacgctcagtcacgtctctcctcaggctcagtcacgtctctcctcaccctcagtcaagtctctcctcaccctcagtcacgtctctcctcaggctcagtcacgtctctcctcaggctcagtcacgtctctcctcacgctcagtcacgtctctcctcaggctcagtcacgtctctcctcaggctcagtcacgtctctcctcacgctcagtcacgtctctcctcaccctcagtcacgtctctcctcaccctcagtcacgtctctccccaagctcagtcacgtctctcctcaccctcagtcacgtctctcctcaggctcagtcacgtctctccccacgctcagtcacgtctctcctcaccctcagtcacgtctctcctcaggctcagtcacgtctctccccacgctcagtcacgtctctccccacgctcagtcacgtctctcctcaacctcagtcacgtctctcctcaggctcagtcacgtctctcttcacgctcagtcacgtctctcctcaccctcagtcacgtctctcctcaccctcagtcacgtctctcctcacccttagtcacgtctctccccaggctcagtcacgtctcaccctcagtcacgtctctcctcaccctcagtcacgtctcaccctcagtcacgtctctcctcaccctcagtcacgtctctcctcaggctcagtcacgtctctcctcacgctcagtcacgtctctcctcaccctcagtcacgtctctccccacgctcagtcacgtctctcctcaggctcagtcacgtctctcctcaccctcagtcacgtctctcctcaccctcagtcacgtctctcctcaggctcagtcacgtctctccccaggctcagtcacgtctgcCTTTGAGGGCGGTGTCTAAACAAAGTTTCTGCCTCTCAGTTGCAGATCGACGGGACGCAGGAAGCGACACTCGACGTGAAAAGTGTCTTGGCTCGCCAGGAGCATCCGCTGACCCTGGAGCAGATGTTTGGAAAACACTTCTATGTTGCAGTCAGCATGATGGAAAGAACCGGTAAGTCACCGACCCCACACAGCACCAGCTCTGACGTCTGCCTCTAAACTGGAACATGACAACACACCCGCCTCCCCCCGCCTCAGGTGGTCTCTCCCAGGAAGCTGAGTTGACAACCGTGAAGTTTGTGAAGTCTCCATACACCATGAAGCTGCTGGCCACACCGCTCTTCATCAAACCCCTGCTGCCGTACACAATCAGGGTAGGACATCATCAGCATCATCGGGCTTCAGTAACGGGGCGTAGCTGAGCTGAACCTTTCTTAAAGTGGAATGGACACATGAGCTGTTCTGGGTGTGGGACACATGAGCTGTTCTGGGTGTGGGACATGACCTGCACACATGTCATGAAGGAGAAGGATGTTCAGTAGACAGACCTGGAGGGTAGGGTTGGCATAGATATGTCCTAGTGATCTGGTGTGGTTCTGGTGTGATTCTGGTGTAGATGCTGGTGCTGGATCCTCTGGGTGAGCCGGTGACCCGGTTACCTGTCAAACTGCTGGAAGCCATGGCAACCCTTGTCTCCATGGACACAGAGAGGCTGGACTGCGCCCAGCAGGACAGGAAGACGGGCTCTGATGGCGTGGCGTACTTCATATGTAACTGGCCGGCCAACACCCTCACCGCCAAGATCAACGTGAGTactctcctggtctctcatctctcctggtctcccatctctcctggtctcccatttctcctgatctcccatttctcctggtctcccatttctcctggtctcccatctctcctggtctcccatctctcctggtctcccatctctcctggtctcccatCTGCTGGACAGGCCTCGCTCCTACCCAGAGACCTCAGGATTAGCCGTCGCTGGCCTCTGCAGATATTGAtatattacattttgttttgaatTCCAAAGATTTCAAACATTTACCTGGGTTTACATGTAGATCTTAATGTCATTAATATATAATTATTGAAGATGTAAACTTAATTGAGATATGTTTTCATAAGCACATTGAAATCACACCTACCAACCCCCAAAAACTACCATATTGccgaaaacaaataaataaactgcACAGGGGAGACGACATCTCTCGTCATCATAGGAACTGACTTTTGATTTCAGTTCAAGACGGACGACCGTTACCTGCCCCTTCAGAGCCAGGCTGAGTTTGTTCTGGACGCCAAGGTGTACAACTCTCCCAAGAAACGCTACCTCTACATTAGTGTCCCCCCCAACCTGAACACCCTGGAGGTCGGGACAGAGGCCAACATCAATGTGGTGTTCAGTGTTGCCCCCTTCCTGAACATCAAGAGCACCAGCTTCCTGGTGAGTAAAACACCTCAGCTCACCATGTTTGATACAGTGTTTATAGTGCTCTCAGTGTATATAGGTTATAATGCTGTCTACATGCACTGTTTGTCCGTGGCTTTGGATACAAATCAAGCAAACCTATAATATGTAACAAACACCCATCACACAAACCATGaggtgtcctccctctctcgggGTTCCAGGTGATTTCTAACGGCCGTGTGGAGGCATCCCACACGCAGCCGCACTCCGGGGGCTCGTTCCAGACCCTGAGGTTCCAGGTGACCCCTCGGATGGTGCCCTCCATCCGCCTGCTGGTCTACTACATCCTGCACGGCGAGGGAGCCACAGAGCTGGTGGCAGACTCTGTGTGGCTGGGGGTTAAGGCTAGCTGCATGAACGACCTCAAGGTTAGCTTAGCTTAGCACCTAGCGTCTAGCTTGTGGTCATAACCCTAACAGGACCGTGGGGCTGTGTCTAGCTTGTGGTCATAACCCTAACAGGACCGTGGCCTAGAGTTGTGTCTAGCTTGGTGACCTGGAACTGGCCACTGACCCACcgtccatgtttgtgtgtttggttaaAAGCCTCTCCTGATTGGATGAGGTGTTCCACCTAAGCTGCCAggttcctggtgtgtgtgtgtttcccaggCTGACCTGTCCTACGTGGCCAGGGACGCAGCACGGCCCGGCTCCAGCGTCAGGCTGCAGGTGAGGACGGGGACCGAGGCCCTGGTGGCGCTGTCGGCCACGGACACGGCCCTACAGGCCCTCCGCTCCACCCGGGTCAACCCCATGGCCAAGGTGAGGCCCGCTAACCCCGCCCGTCTGCGCTGCACACAGAAATCAAACTGATGTGATGTGCATTAGATTCGGATGACGCTGTATCGCATCAGAGGGACTCAAACTGTCAAAGCTAGCTTTCTGCTGCCCGCTAGATAAATCAAACGTGGCATTAACGATAGCTTCGGTGATGGTGAACCCTGTTCAGCGAATCTCATGAAGGTTGAGATACATCTAGAGTTTAACCAAGAGCCTCTGAGATTGCTCCTGACCCCTGTGTTTAGGTGCTCCGCCACATTGAGAAGAGTGAcccaggctgtggaggaggcGGGGGTAAAGACATCGCAGACGTCTTCCGTCTGGCTGGTCTCACCTTCATGACCAACGCTAACGCTAAAGCCATCCCATCACACGGTACGTGCAGTACCACTCCTGGCCTCTCACAGCAGTATCACACGGTACGTGCAGTTCCACTCCTGGCCTCTCACAGCAGTATCACACGGTACGTGCAGTACCACTCCTGGCCTCTCATCAAATACAGGTCATGAtatagatatatttttttatggaATTTGTCTGTCCCCTCTTGACCCCCACCCgacctgtctgtcccctcttGACCCCCACctgacctgtctgtcccctcttGACCCCCACGTgacctgtctgtcccctcttATCTTCAGAGGATGTCTGTCAGGAGCTGGTCCGAGCCAAGCGGTCGCTTACCTtcgaggagaagagagacaaatGTAGGTCCACTGTCGGCCATCCGTACCGTACCACAACACGCTGACAACAAACAGCAAATGTCTACGAGTCACGTGACCCTGTACCGTGGTGTTTACCTGCCTCTTGCCTCTGCCGGGCGTGATCTCCACAGCTAAGCTGTACCTGGCGTACACTGCCTTCTGCTGGGCAGGCCTGAAACACAGCCCGGTTTACGTCCAATGTTCCGACCGCGTCAAGGTCCTCCCCAAGGAGGGCCACAGTGTGTACAAACATCTGTCTGTGCAGAGGGCCAGGGAGGTCTTTGTGGAGTGCTGTGAGTTTGCTAAACACCAACCAGACACGGAGCTGTGGAATGCGAGGAGCGGTGAGTTTCTGTGGCTTCAACGGGCTGCTGTGACTTAGtcactgtgggggctgtgtgggggtcTTGCTTCACTTAAAAGCAGTTTTACAGTTTCAATTTCCAGAAAATAGCAATGTCCTGCTATGGCTGATAACtccagctgtgtgtgcatgtgtgtgtgtgtgtgtagagttcgACACAGTGTTTGAAGACACTCCCAAGTATGTGAGAAGCTTTTTCCCAGAGAGTTGGCTGTTTGAGGTCCATGTCGCTAGGTAAGgacgaaacacacacaaacacacacaaagacacacatacatacacaccatgGACCTACCTGACTTGTCggtatctccctccctccctccctccccagggcaGGGGAGCTGACTCTACCTGTCAAGCTGCCAGACTCTCTGACCACATGGGAGATCTCAGCAGTGGCCATGTTTGCCAACGGTACAATGATGTCATATCCTCACTTAATGTTATGTCATATCCTGTccactccctgtctcctcctcccctcctggtcTCAGTGAGGTGGTCTGTGGTTCAGCTGTGTCTTAAAGATAGGTCTGAACTCAAGGCTGTTCACCAGAAAATAGATCACAGTCGCCACCTAGTAGCAGGTTGTGGTACTGCAACCCTACAGGGCTTCAACACTGTGACTTTTTTCCTAAAGTGTAGTGTTCTCCCTCTTCCCATCAAACTACCCCaaaccccctcccctgccccctgccccctctccccctgtcccctgccccctcccctgccccctctccccctgtcccctccccctgccccctgccccctcccctgccccctctccccctgccccctccccctgccccttctccccctgccccctctccctgccccctgtccCCAGGTCTCTGTGTGGCAGAGCCCACACAGATCTCGGTCACCCAGCCGGTGAGTCTGGATGTGCCCCTGCCCTACTCCATGGTGCGGGGGGAACAGATCCAGCTCAGTGGCTCCGTCTACAACCAGCTGATGAGCGACCTGCAGGTCAGCacccatgacccctgacccctgagacTAGAcccagcccagagagagagagacagagagagagggggagagagggagagagagacagagagagagacagagagagagacagagagagagacagagagagagacacagagagagacagagagagacagagagagacagagagagacagagagagacagagagggagagagggagagagggagagagggagagagggagagagggagagagggagagagacggggcgagagagagacaaaaacagagagggaagcagaggagagcaggcccCTTCACCCTGTCTTGTGTCTCTGCTTGCTGTCTCGGTCAGTTCTGCGTGACTCTGACGGCAGGCCCAGGCGTGTGTCTCTACCAGGGCCACAGAGAGGACGAGGACGGCCTCTGGACCACCAAGTGCACCATGTCCACCCTGAAGCAAGACTCTGTCCATCCAGTCACCTTCACCCTGCTGGCGTTTGAAAGCGGAAGACATCAGCTCACCTTCACCTTGAAGACCTCCCAGGGTGTCCTGGACACAGTACAGAAGACTCTCTATGTCAAGGTCTGCTCTCAGTCCAGCACCAGGACCAAATtattatgtttttatttaatatatatcatttatttgtgtgtttttccccTTCACTCAATGATTGTGTGGAAAGGTGATCATGGCAGAGATTGGATCCTTCTGAGAAATATTATTAAAATGATAACTTGTGAAATATTATGATTGTTTTTGTTACGATCCCCCAGCCTGAAGGAGTCTTGATGGAGAAGTTGGAAGTAAAGAACCTAGACCCCAAAGGCCTTTACGGTAGGTGTTGGAGCGCTAACACGACCCCTGGTCAAGTGGGATCAAAGCGTTATTATTAAAGTGTTGAGAAGCACCGAGGGTTCCACAGCTTCAGCAGCAATCGCAGGGAAACTGCCTCAATACCTTTACACTGAGGGGGATTTGATGCTTTTGAGATCTTACTGGCTACATAAACATCTCTGACAGGGGTTTTTGCATCTCCTGTAATCCTGTTGCTgttgtttgtggttgtgttgttgtgtgctgtgtgttgtgtctttAGGGAGTTCCATCTGGTCAGTCCAGATGAAGTACTGGGTCCCTCAGCAGGTGGTCCCCTACACCTTGGTGGACAGACAGCTGATCATATCAGGTACTTTATGACAGGTACTgatttatcacacacacacacacacacacaggggggacCGGATTTAAACCTCTAACccaggggtctccaaccctgtACCTAGAGAGCTATCTGCCTGTTGGTTTATGCTTCAACCACAACACTAATTAGTTGATCAGCCAGCTgattattagaatcaggtgtgctcgATTCATGTTGGAGGAGAACCCTATATGCAGGTAGCTGTCTAGGAACAGGGCATGAGAACCCTACAGGCAGGTAGCTGTCTAGGAACAGGGCAGGAGAACCCTGCTGTAACCCCTGTGGTCGGCCTTGCAGGAGAGGTACTGGGGGAGATACTGGCCATCGTGGCGAAGCCCGAGGGACTGGAGGAGCTGCTGAACGTCCCGTGGGGGTCTGGGCTGATGGATGTGCTCAGGGTCACACCATACTACTACGTGTTCCAC
This genomic stretch from Hypomesus transpacificus isolate Combined female unplaced genomic scaffold, fHypTra1 scaffold_409, whole genome shotgun sequence harbors:
- the c5 gene encoding complement C5, translated to MVMNTLLVPLQVRGLLKDATHVVLWAQSAEFSNSVEIPISRKSGFLFIQTDKPLYTPQQSVKVRAFSLNEDLTTAKRNVFVTFRDPDEEIVETVELQNSQGIPSLQDPFKIPLKPKFGLWSVEASYGPPLVTSVRAQFHIKEYVLPSIAIQILPHSNYLSYGNAEQFKIKVIGRYVHGAPVSEAIVYIRFGFVDGKNSPVVLSGSIKRTELQIDGTQEATLDVKSVLARQEHPLTLEQMFGKHFYVAVSMMERTGGLSQEAELTTVKFVKSPYTMKLLATPLFIKPLLPYTIRMLVLDPLGEPVTRLPVKLLEAMATLVSMDTERLDCAQQDRKTGSDGVAYFICNWPANTLTAKINFKTDDRYLPLQSQAEFVLDAKVYNSPKKRYLYISVPPNLNTLEVGTEANINVVFSVAPFLNIKSTSFLVISNGRVEASHTQPHSGGSFQTLRFQVTPRMVPSIRLLVYYILHGEGATELVADSVWLGVKASCMNDLKADLSYVARDAARPGSSVRLQVRTGTEALVALSATDTALQALRSTRVNPMAKVLRHIEKSDPGCGGGGGKDIADVFRLAGLTFMTNANAKAIPSHEDVCQELVRAKRSLTFEEKRDKSKLYLAYTAFCWAGLKHSPVYVQCSDRVKVLPKEGHSVYKHLSVQRAREVFVECCEFAKHQPDTELWNARSEFDTVFEDTPKYVRSFFPESWLFEVHVARAGELTLPVKLPDSLTTWEISAVAMFANGLCVAEPTQISVTQPVSLDVPLPYSMVRGEQIQLSGSVYNQLMSDLQFCVTLTAGPGVCLYQGHREDEDGLWTTKCTMSTLKQDSVHPVTFTLLAFESGRHQLTFTLKTSQGVLDTVQKTLYVKPEGVLMEKLEVKNLDPKGLYGSSIWSVQMKYWVPQQVVPYTLVDRQLIISGEVLGEILAIVAKPEGLEELLNVPWGSGLMDVLRVTPYYYVFHFLEKLGRWGNMDPREPISPGNIKMKMKEGIMSVKSFRNRDGSYSMWKHKGSSTLVTSQVMKTMGQVASYVDFGSEDYDSMSTTLFWLVDKAQAVDGSFVEDSVDTKFTDVKQGSAEFRILITSFVMIGMKTVTELNNRKLHLKDFSDSLKRAADYVSQNAKGVKSVYVRAVATYALLLQDLRNPVANILYQDLEKSAREKGNPADVRYWQESVKVVGEQLPPQTVEITSYALLSSLLKNKMSYALPVVRWLTEEQYYGGFQSAQDMMMALGALTQYTLQAESSRLDMKVDVSYRQGRDLPQVTLTQKIPVARPIQLTEEKDVKVSIGGGTGFSKVKLRTVYYKLTDKSENCNFDLSISVTAPDPDSHDYMRESPRIVACAKYKPESEESLQTVMEIQLPTGVEPSTEDLDYLQNSLEAVMDDYQISGDLLTIQLSSVPSTDFTCVGFRFQQSFQMGMASDCFFRVYEIRARKAVCSRMFSPLVETKLQRLCVGEQCRCLSVECSSFRNDVSRAVTVEQRLKETCQPAIKYALKVQIKSTATEGDFIIYVATVLEPMIREEKENVAKDLEVEFIKKTTCDGVDLKPGEVYLTLVSDKLKIPVDERYKYRFILDSKTTVEKWPTGCTESPCSDFVKVLDDYEYTLTFDGCS